Sequence from the uncultured Bacteroides sp. genome:
CTGTTGAAAAATAAAAAAAAGACAGAACTATTCTATAAAGCATGAATTATTATAGTCACGAGAAACAATTCTATGTAGCTGTCGACTGTATCATTTTTGGATTTAACCAAGGAGAATTAAGCCTCCTGTTACTAAAACGTAACTTTGAGCCGGCCATGGGAGAATGGTCACTTATGGGTGGATTTGTCCAGGAAAAAGAGAGCGTTGATAATGCAGCCAAAAGAGTATTGAATCAGCTAACAGGATTGGAAGAAGTGTATATGGAACAAGTCGGAATATTCGGAGATATTAATCGTGATCCGGGAGAACGTGTTGTCTCTGCAGCATATTATGCCATGATCAATATTAACGAATATGACCGCGAACTAGTGCAGAAACATAATGCCTACTGGATAAACATCAATGAAGTGCCGCCACTTATCTTTGACCATAAGTTAATGGTAGAAAAAGCACGGGATGTGATGAAGCAGAAAGCCAGTAACGAACCAATAGGATTCAATCTTCTGCCAAAGTTGTTCACACTCACTCAGCTACAAAGTCTCTATGAAGCAATATATGGAGAAGTCATTGACAAGCGGAATTTCCGCAAACGAGTAGCAGAAATGGACTATATAGAGAAAACCGATAAAATAGATAAATCAGGATCAAAGCGTGGAGCTTACTTATACAAATTCAATAATAAGATTTACAAAAAAGATCCGAAATTTAAGTTATAATAAAATAAGTATGTTAGAGACTTTAAAAGAAAAAGTATTCCGTGAGAACCTGGAACTGGTAAAACACGGACTGGTAATCTTCACATGGGGAAACGTTTCGGCTATTGACCGTGCAAGCGGACTTGTAGTTATTAAACCCAGTGGAGTATCTTATGACGATATGAAAGCAGAAGATATGGTTGTGGTTGACCTTGACGGCAATGTGGTTGAAGGCAAACTGAAACCATCATCAGACACTCCTACCCATGTAGCGCTTTATAAAGCTTTTTCAGAAATAGGCGGAGTAGTTCATACACATTCCACTTATGCAACAGCGTGGGCTCAGGCTGGGATTGATTTACCAAACATTGGTACTACCCATGCAGATTATTTCCATGACGCCATTCCCTGTACTGCCGATATGACAAAGGAAGAAGTAGAAGGAGCCTATGAACTGGAAACCGGTAATGTAATTATTAAGAGATTCGAAGGCATAAACCCTGTTCATACTCCGGGCGTACTTGTAAAGAACCACGGACCTTTCTCCTGGGGAAAAGATGCTGCTGATGCAGTACATAACGCTGTAGTGATGGAGCAAGTTGCAAAAATGGCTTCTATTGCTTACACAGTAAATCCGGCACTGACAATGAACCCTTTGCTGGTAGAAAAACATTTCAATCGTAAACACGGTCCCGGAGCTTATTACGGACAAAAGTAATAGGTCAATCAGGAAAAAATAATCAGAGTTATTAGATTTTAGAATAATATTAAAATTAGAAAATTATGGCATTTCAAGATTTCGAAGTATGGTTTGTAACCGGAGCACAGCTCCTTTACGGAGGCGATGCAGTTATCGCTGTTGATGCACACTCTAACGAGATAGTAAAAGGACTTAATCAATCAGGTAATCTTCCTGTAAAAGTTGTATATAAAGGAACTGTAAACTCTGCAGCAGAAGTAACAGCTACTATGAGAGCAGCAAACAATGAAAGCAAATGTATCGGTATCATTACCTGGATGCACACTTTCTCTCCTGCTAAAATGTGGATTCACGGATTGCAGGAATTGAAGAAACCACTTCTTCACTTCCACACACAGTTCAACAAAGAAATTCCATGGAACGAAATGGATATGGACTTCATGAACCTGAACCAGTCAGCTCACGGAGACCGCGAATTTGGTCACATGGTTACTCGTCTTCGCAAAAACCGCAAAGTAGTTGTTGGTCACTGGCAGGATCCTAAAGCTCACGCTAAGATCGCAGTTTGGATGCGTGTAGCTGCTGCATGGGCTGATGCTCAGGATATGCTTATCATCCGTTTCGGTGACAACATGAACAATGTAGCTGTAACCGATGGTGATAAAGTAGAAGCAGAAATGCGTCTTGGTTATCACGTTGATTACTATCCAATTGGCGACCTTGTAGCAGTTCAGGATACAGTAACAGATGCAGAAATTGCTGAATTGGTAAAAGTATACGAAAGCGAATATACATTGGCTCCTAACGCCAAAGAAGGTGGAAAAGACCGCAAACAAGTTGTTGAAGCAGCTCGTGGAGAACTAGCTCTTCGCAAATTCTTAAAAGCAAAAGGTGCTAAAGGATTTACAACAAACTTTGATGCATTACACGGAATAGACCAACTTCCAGGGCTTGCTTCTCAACGTTTGATGGCCGAAGGTTACGGTTTCGGAGCTGAAGGCGACTGGAAAACTGCTGCTTTGTACCGCACAATGTGGTTCATGGGCCAAGGATTAGAAGGTGGTGCTTCCTTCCTTGAAGATTACACATTGAACTTTGACGGAGCAAACAGCGCTATTCTTCAGGCACACATGCTGGAAGTTTGTCCACTTATCGCTGATGCAAAACCAAAATTAGAAGTTCACCCATTAGGTATTGGTGGGAAGAACGATCCTGCTCGTTTGGTATTTACAACTCACGAAGGAACCGGAGTTGCTGCTACAGTAGTAGATATGGGTAACCGTTTCCGCATGATTGTAAACCAGGTAGACGTTATCAAATCTAAACCACTTCCTAAATTGCCAGTTGCTTCTGCACTTTGGATTCCACAACCAAGCTTCGAAGTAGGCGCTCACGCATGGATCCTTGCAGGTGGAACACACCACACAAGCTTCTCTTTCGCATTGACTCAGGAATATCTTGAAGACTATGCTGAAATGGCAGGTATCGAAATGGTTGTTATCGACAAAGACACAACTATCAGCAACTTCAAAAAAGAATTGCGTACAAATGAAATTTATTACCTGTTAAACAAAGCTTTATCTTAATAAGCCAGTATGGAAAAGAAATATGTTATAGGATTAGATTACGGCAGTGATTCTGCTCGTGCCATCATCGTTGATGCACTGACCGGGGAAGAATTAGCTACAGCCGTAAAATACTATCCTCGCTGGACAGAAGGTAAATATTGCAATCCTGCAAACAATCAATATCGTCAGCATCCGCTTGATTATATTGAAGTACTGGAAGCTACTGTTAAGGAATCATTGGCTAAATGTCCTGCAGGTACTGCAGAACAGGTTGTTGGTATTGCTTTCGATACAACCGGTAGTACTCCTGTATTCACAAATGAAGCAGGTACTCCCCTATCTTTACTTCCTGAATTTGCAGAGAACCCAAATGCGATGTTCGTACTTTGGAAAGATCACACAGCAGTAAAAGAAGCTGCTGAGATCAACAAACTTTGTAAAGAATGGAAGATTGACTATTCTGCTTATGAAGGAGGAATTTACTCTTCTGAATGGTTCTGGGCTAAAGCATTGCACGTACTTCGTGAAGATGAAGCTGTTCGTAAGAGCGCTTACTCAATCGTTGAACACTGCGAGTGGCTTCCAGCTATTCTTACAGGTGTAACAAAATCAAAAGATATAGTAAGAAGTCGTTGTGCCGAAGGTCATAAAGCTATGTGGCATGAGAAATGGGGCGGACTTCCCGCTGAAGACTTCCTTGTAGCACTTGATCCTGTTTTAGCTGGTTTGCGTGATCGTCTCTTCACAGAAACTAAAACTGCTGATGAAGTAGTTGGTCACCTTACAGAAGAATGGGCAAAACGCCTTGGCCTTACAACTAAAGTTGTTGTTGCCGGCGGAGCATTCGACTGTCACATGGGAGCTGTAGGATCAGGTGTAACACCTCGCACACTTGTACGTATTATCGGTACTTCAACTTGTGATATCATGGTTTCTTCTTACGAGGAAATGGGTGATAAACTGATCAAGGGTATCTGCGGACAGGTTGACGGTTCAGTAATCCCAGGCTATGTAGGTCTGGAAGCTGGTCAGTCTGCTTTCGGTGACATCTACGCATGGTTCAAACGAGTTCTTGAATTCCCAATCAAACAGATTGTTGGCAACAGCAAACTGATTGACGAAGCAACAAAAGCTAAGTTGGTTGACGAAGCATGTAGCCAGATTATCCCTGCATTAACAAAAGAAGCTGAACTGATTCCTATCAGCGAAAGCACAGTTATTGCAACAGACTGGATGAACGGTCGCCGTACTCCTGATGCTAACCAGATGTTGAAAGGAACAATCACCGGACTTACTTTGGGCAGCTCAGCTCCACGTATCTTCCGCGCATTGGTTGAAGCAACAGCATTTGGTTCTAAAGCCATTGTTGACCGTTTCCGCAGTGAAGGCGTACAAATTGATGCTGTAATTGGTATCGGAGGTATTTCTCTGAAATCACCATTCGTAATGCAAACACTGTCTGACGTTCTTAACATGCCAATCAAAGTATGTAAAACAGAACAAGCTTGTGCATTAGGTGCTGCCATGTTTGCCGCTACCGCTGCCGGTGTTTACGGCAAAGTGGAAGAAGCACAAAAGGCAATGGGCTCAGGATTTGCTAACGAATACCATCCAAATGCTGAAAACGCAAAAGCATACGAAGCTATATATGAACAATATATTAAAGTAGGACAATTGACAGAAAAAGAATTGTTCAGCTAACAAATCTTCATAAACGAGGCAGGAAAAGGAAGTAGTCGACTTAACGTCTTTCAGGCAAATTACTTATTGTATTTTACCTTATAAACTTCCCTTCCTGCCTCGTTTCTTACCGTTTTAACCAGATTAAAAAAACACTCTTTCCTAACAGATTATTAGTCACAAACCATTATCTTTGCAGGAAACTTAATGAATTAATATTTATGAACGATAGTAAACTAATGAATCGCGCAGCCGATAATGTGCGTATTTTAGCAGCTTCAATGGTAGAAAAAGCAAACTCGGGTCATCCGGGTGGTGCCATGGGAGGTGCAGACTTCGTGAACGTCCTTTTCTCCGAATTTCTTGAATACGATCCCGAAAATCCACGTTGGGAAGGTCGTGATCGCTTTTTTCTTGACCCAGGACACATGTCTCCCATGTTGTATTCTATTTTAGCTCTTACGGGCAAATATACACTGGATGAACTGTCACAGTTCCGTCAATGGGGAAGCCCCACTCCAGGCCATCCTGAAGTAGACGTAATGCGTGGTGTTGAGAATACATCAGGTCCACTCGGACAAGGTCATACTTACGCAGTAGGTGCTGCTATCGCTGCAAAATTCCTCAAAGCCCGTTTCAACGAGGTAATGGGACAAACTATCTATACTTTCATTTCCGACGGAGGTGTTCAGGAAGAAATTTCTCAGGGAGCAGGTCGTTTGGCCGGACACCTTGGACTTGACAACCTGATTATGTTCTATGACTCAAATGACATTCAGCTTTCTACAGGAACCAATGCCGTAACCAGCGAAGACGCTGCTAAGAAATACGAAGCATGGAACTGGAATGTTATTAAAATCAATGGTAATGATCCTGATGAAATTCGTAAGGCTCTTACTGCTGCTAAAGCAGAAAAAGAACGTCCTACAATCATCATTGGTAAAACCATTATGGGTAAAGGCGCCGTTACAGCCGAACACGATAGTTTTGAACGCAAATGCTCTACTCATGGTCAGCCATTGAGTGCCAGCGGTGCTTCTTACGACGAAACAATCAAAAACTTAGGAGGTGATCCTAAAGATGCTTTCAAAATATTCCCTGAAGTTGCAGAGCTTTATGCAAAACGCGCTGCCGAACTGAAAAAGATCGTAGCTGCCAAATATGCTGCTAAAGCAGAATGGGCGAAAGCAAACCCTGAACTAGCTACCAAACTGGAACTATTCTTCTCTGGCAAAGCTCCTAAAGTAGACTGGGCTGGTATCAAGCAAAAAGCAAATGACGCTACACGTGGTGCTTCTGCTACTGTTCTTGGTGCATTGGCTACTCAGGTAGAAAACATGATCTGTGCATCTGCCGACTTATCCAACTCTGATAAGACTGACGGATTCTTAAAGAAAACTCACGCTTTTACCAAAGATGATTTCAGCGGTTCCTTCTTACAAGCAGGTGTAGCTGAATTAACTATGGCATGCGTTTGTATCGGTATGTCACTTCATGGTGGTGTTATCCCGGCATGTGGAACATTCTTTGTATTCTCTGACTACATGAAACCAGCTGTACGTATGGCAGCCTTGATGGAAGTTCCAGTGAAGTTTATCTGGACACATGATGCTTTCCGTGTTGGTGAAGACGGACCTACTCACGAACCAGTAGAACAAGAAGCTCAGATTCGTTTGATGGAGAAACTTAAAAACCACAGCGGACACAATTCAATGTTGGTACTTCGTCCGGCTGATGCTGAAGAAACTACAGAAGCATGGAAACTTGCAATGGAAAATACTTCAACCCCAACAGGATTGATATTCTCTCGTCAGAACATCGTTAATCTTCCTGCAGGAACAAACTACACTGACGCAGCGAAAGGTGCATATATTGTTGCCGGAGCCGATGAAAACCCAGATGTAGTTCTTATCGCTTCAGGATCTGAAGTTGCTACACTTGTTGCCGGAGCAGAATTGCTTCGCAAGGATGGTGTAAAACTTCGCATTGTATCTGTTCCATCTGAAGGACTGTTCCGCAGCCAGAGCAAGGAATATCAGGAATCAATCATCCCAACCGCAGCCAAAGTATTTGGTCTTACAGCAGGTCTTCCAGTAAACCTTGAAGGTTTGGCCGGAGCCAACGGTAAGGTATTTGGTCTGGAATCATTCGGATTCTCTGCTTCTTACAAAGTTCTTGACGAAAAACTTGGTTTCACTGCACAGAACGTGTACAACCAGGTAAAGGCAATGTTATAATCGTAACATAAACTGTAAACAGATAAAAATGAAAACTATTGGTATTTGCTCTGATCACGCAGGTTTTGAATTGAAACAGTTCGTTAAGAGCTGGCTTGAAGCCAAAGGTTGGGCATACAAAGACTTTGGAACGTACACAACAGACAGTTGCGACTATGCAGATTTTGCTCATCCGCTGGCATCAGCCGTTGAAGACGGTGAATGTTATCCGGGTATTGCTATCTGCGGTAGCGGAAATGGCATTAACATGACGCTCAACAAGCATCAGGGAATTCGTGCAGCTCTTTGCTGGACTCCAGAGATTTCGCATCTTGCCCGCCAGCACAACAACGCCAATATTCTGGTTATGCCGGGGCGCTTTATCGACACTGCAACTGCCGACCAGATCATGACAGAATTCTTTTCAACTAATTTTGAAGGCGGTCGCCATCAAAATAGAATAGAGAAGATTCCGGTTAAGTAAGAACGTTCTTATCAAAATAAAAACTCCCGCCTATGAAAACAAGCGGGAGTTTTTTATTTTAAGCATAAAGTATTATAGATCAAAGCCATAGACAACAAATAGAAATCGCACCCCGAAAAAGATCTAAATAATTTACAAATAATTAATAGTGGAAATAAAAAACATACTTATATTTGTAATTATTTTAATCAAAAAAAATCACAATGAAACTTATAAAGTTAAACACTAAACTGTGTATTCTACTTATTTTAGCAACAATATTTCTGTTATCTTCCTGCCAAAAAGATGAAGAAGACAATTCGTTAACAGGTACAGTATGGGTCTCTCAATATAAAGCAGAAGAACATATGACAAATGGAATTTCCGCAAAGGCTCTTGTTTTTGGAAAAGACAATGTTGAGGTTTACTATCTTGATGCAAATAATAAAATTATAAATCTAATAACGACTTATAATTATAAAAAAGAAGACCAAGCTCTTGTTATTGGTAATTCAAGAGAACAGATCGGCGACAATTATCTTTATCTAAATTACAGAATGTTCTACTATACTGATAAGAAGTTCAGTGATCTTCTGAACTAAATCCATCAGAAATAATATCTGAAACCGGTAAGCAAAGTATATCGTACTACTCCGTTTGTATCACAGCTATACGAAGAATAAGCATGTCCTCTGTTATCTTTCATATTCCCAACAGAACCCGACAAAAGCCCAGCACTCATCCCCAATCCAAAATGAGGAGTCACCATATATTCCAATCCCAAATCCAGATTGAGTCCTGTCCCATCGGCCCATAAATGATATCCGTTACCGGCATTCTCGTCATGTCTGTAATAACCAATTCCGAATTCTCCCTTCATAATCAATTTATCAGCAACCTTCCATCGTCCACTCAACACAGGTGCAATGTAATTTTCAAGAAAAGTATCTTCTGTACCAAACACCCATCCCGAAGAACGAAATCCGGAATAAAGAATGCCTATTCCCAGCCCACTTGAAAAAGTATGATCATACTGCAAACGCCAATCCACTCCATTGCGCTGAGGTATTCCATTCAGGGAATTACCGTCTGCAACATATATATCGCTAAAGATATGACCATAACCAATATTAGCAGAGAAAGTGTTTCCGGCAACTGAATGCCTTCGTATAACCTCATCTTGTTCTGCAGCCTGATTTTTAAACACAGCGTCAGCCAAAGAGTCATGCTTCACCGCACCTTGATTAAGAAGCAATATGCTCCCTGCAATCTGATGGCAATTACTTCCACCAGAGGAAGGCAAGGAATGACTAGTAATCATCAACCCATTTCCACCCGCTTTGGCTGCTTCTGCTTTCGCCAGACGAAGAACATCGGAATAAGTGCATCTAGCAGCAATACTTCCTTTTCCCACACTCACCCGTCCAATAGTTCTGGCAGAGGCCGGAACATGCTGACCTACCCCAAAAACAATAACAGAATCGGGTACAACAAT
This genomic interval carries:
- a CDS encoding ribulokinase → MEKKYVIGLDYGSDSARAIIVDALTGEELATAVKYYPRWTEGKYCNPANNQYRQHPLDYIEVLEATVKESLAKCPAGTAEQVVGIAFDTTGSTPVFTNEAGTPLSLLPEFAENPNAMFVLWKDHTAVKEAAEINKLCKEWKIDYSAYEGGIYSSEWFWAKALHVLREDEAVRKSAYSIVEHCEWLPAILTGVTKSKDIVRSRCAEGHKAMWHEKWGGLPAEDFLVALDPVLAGLRDRLFTETKTADEVVGHLTEEWAKRLGLTTKVVVAGGAFDCHMGAVGSGVTPRTLVRIIGTSTCDIMVSSYEEMGDKLIKGICGQVDGSVIPGYVGLEAGQSAFGDIYAWFKRVLEFPIKQIVGNSKLIDEATKAKLVDEACSQIIPALTKEAELIPISESTVIATDWMNGRRTPDANQMLKGTITGLTLGSSAPRIFRALVEATAFGSKAIVDRFRSEGVQIDAVIGIGGISLKSPFVMQTLSDVLNMPIKVCKTEQACALGAAMFAATAAGVYGKVEEAQKAMGSGFANEYHPNAENAKAYEAIYEQYIKVGQLTEKELFS
- a CDS encoding L-ribulose-5-phosphate 4-epimerase gives rise to the protein MLETLKEKVFRENLELVKHGLVIFTWGNVSAIDRASGLVVIKPSGVSYDDMKAEDMVVVDLDGNVVEGKLKPSSDTPTHVALYKAFSEIGGVVHTHSTYATAWAQAGIDLPNIGTTHADYFHDAIPCTADMTKEEVEGAYELETGNVIIKRFEGINPVHTPGVLVKNHGPFSWGKDAADAVHNAVVMEQVAKMASIAYTVNPALTMNPLLVEKHFNRKHGPGAYYGQK
- a CDS encoding transketolase, whose amino-acid sequence is MNDSKLMNRAADNVRILAASMVEKANSGHPGGAMGGADFVNVLFSEFLEYDPENPRWEGRDRFFLDPGHMSPMLYSILALTGKYTLDELSQFRQWGSPTPGHPEVDVMRGVENTSGPLGQGHTYAVGAAIAAKFLKARFNEVMGQTIYTFISDGGVQEEISQGAGRLAGHLGLDNLIMFYDSNDIQLSTGTNAVTSEDAAKKYEAWNWNVIKINGNDPDEIRKALTAAKAEKERPTIIIGKTIMGKGAVTAEHDSFERKCSTHGQPLSASGASYDETIKNLGGDPKDAFKIFPEVAELYAKRAAELKKIVAAKYAAKAEWAKANPELATKLELFFSGKAPKVDWAGIKQKANDATRGASATVLGALATQVENMICASADLSNSDKTDGFLKKTHAFTKDDFSGSFLQAGVAELTMACVCIGMSLHGGVIPACGTFFVFSDYMKPAVRMAALMEVPVKFIWTHDAFRVGEDGPTHEPVEQEAQIRLMEKLKNHSGHNSMLVLRPADAEETTEAWKLAMENTSTPTGLIFSRQNIVNLPAGTNYTDAAKGAYIVAGADENPDVVLIASGSEVATLVAGAELLRKDGVKLRIVSVPSEGLFRSQSKEYQESIIPTAAKVFGLTAGLPVNLEGLAGANGKVFGLESFGFSASYKVLDEKLGFTAQNVYNQVKAML
- a CDS encoding NUDIX domain-containing protein — protein: MNYYSHEKQFYVAVDCIIFGFNQGELSLLLLKRNFEPAMGEWSLMGGFVQEKESVDNAAKRVLNQLTGLEEVYMEQVGIFGDINRDPGERVVSAAYYAMININEYDRELVQKHNAYWININEVPPLIFDHKLMVEKARDVMKQKASNEPIGFNLLPKLFTLTQLQSLYEAIYGEVIDKRNFRKRVAEMDYIEKTDKIDKSGSKRGAYLYKFNNKIYKKDPKFKL
- the rpiB gene encoding ribose 5-phosphate isomerase B; this encodes MKTIGICSDHAGFELKQFVKSWLEAKGWAYKDFGTYTTDSCDYADFAHPLASAVEDGECYPGIAICGSGNGINMTLNKHQGIRAALCWTPEISHLARQHNNANILVMPGRFIDTATADQIMTEFFSTNFEGGRHQNRIEKIPVK
- the araA gene encoding L-arabinose isomerase yields the protein MMAFQDFEVWFVTGAQLLYGGDAVIAVDAHSNEIVKGLNQSGNLPVKVVYKGTVNSAAEVTATMRAANNESKCIGIITWMHTFSPAKMWIHGLQELKKPLLHFHTQFNKEIPWNEMDMDFMNLNQSAHGDREFGHMVTRLRKNRKVVVGHWQDPKAHAKIAVWMRVAAAWADAQDMLIIRFGDNMNNVAVTDGDKVEAEMRLGYHVDYYPIGDLVAVQDTVTDAEIAELVKVYESEYTLAPNAKEGGKDRKQVVEAARGELALRKFLKAKGAKGFTTNFDALHGIDQLPGLASQRLMAEGYGFGAEGDWKTAALYRTMWFMGQGLEGGASFLEDYTLNFDGANSAILQAHMLEVCPLIADAKPKLEVHPLGIGGKNDPARLVFTTHEGTGVAATVVDMGNRFRMIVNQVDVIKSKPLPKLPVASALWIPQPSFEVGAHAWILAGGTHHTSFSFALTQEYLEDYAEMAGIEMVVIDKDTTISNFKKELRTNEIYYLLNKALS